A genome region from Gardnerella vaginalis includes the following:
- a CDS encoding methionine ABC transporter permease: MPENISQFIDEYGELLIEGTRDTISMTSISTLFAYVIGLPIGVLLITSAKQGIRPNSCLNAVLGWIVNIVRSIPFIILLVAIIPLTRLIVGTSLGVSGAIVPLVLTAAPFVARIVEQSLAEVDGSLIEAAQSFGASNTQIVFKVLLFESLPSLIRGAALTFITLFGFSAMAGTVGAGGLGDIAIRYGYQRYQYDVMSVAVIFCILLVQVVQTVGDLISNKINHHERR; this comes from the coding sequence ATGCCAGAAAATATTTCACAATTTATAGACGAATATGGAGAACTACTTATTGAAGGCACAAGAGATACAATATCTATGACTTCAATATCTACGCTATTCGCATACGTAATAGGATTACCAATAGGAGTTCTTCTTATAACAAGTGCAAAACAAGGAATACGCCCTAATTCATGTTTGAATGCGGTTTTAGGTTGGATTGTAAATATTGTTCGCTCAATACCGTTTATAATCCTACTTGTTGCAATAATTCCACTCACTAGGCTTATTGTTGGAACGTCTTTGGGAGTTTCTGGTGCTATTGTTCCTCTTGTTCTAACAGCTGCACCATTCGTAGCGCGAATTGTTGAGCAATCTCTTGCAGAAGTTGATGGAAGTCTTATAGAAGCTGCACAAAGTTTTGGCGCAAGCAATACGCAAATAGTATTCAAAGTATTGCTTTTTGAAAGCTTACCTTCATTAATTCGTGGAGCAGCATTGACTTTCATTACACTTTTTGGATTCTCTGCAATGGCTGGAACCGTTGGCGCAGGCGGTCTAGGAGATATTGCAATTCGCTACGGATATCAGCGCTACCAATATGATGTTATGAGTGTTGCTGTTATTTTCTGCATTCTGCTTGTGCAAGTAGTACAGACTGTTGGAGATTTAATATCCAATAAAATCAACCATCATGAACGTCGATAA
- a CDS encoding NAD+ synthase, giving the protein MTSLRLALAQIDTCVGNISKNTDEILRFCKDASSGNADIVVFPEMTLTGYPIEDLALRATFRKAANEAAYSLAKSLKDSRLGDLYVVVGTVGVDDELGKPRNRLLVIHEGKVELVYDKHFLPNYGVFDEFRIFSSGNDCGILNVKGTKLGFAICEDIWQDGGPVARLSKEGIDVLVTINGSPYEEGKTDIRLKLAQKRAKEVNAPLVYVNQVGAQDDLVFDGGSFVVNADGSLIERSKMFDQDLSFVDFDTDLDAQKCSTIAQKLDPDEEVYCACVLGLRDYMRKNGFKGVCLGLSGGIDSALVATMAADACGGQNVWGISMPSMYSSLGSKDDACDLAQRLGAHYDVQPIEPLFKSFQNQLDLQGIAAENLQARVRGVIVMAYSNSKGLLALATGNKSELACGYSTIYGDAVGGYAPIKDLFKTRVWALSKWRNRAAKNGVGLGMLPIAGSEDFPKENAPKDGILIPVNSIIKPPSAELRPGQKDSDSLPEYDLLDKVLEAHIELAHGRADLLADGFDERTVDTVIRLVDRAEWKRRQYPLGPKVSAIAFGRDRRIPVTTAFRE; this is encoded by the coding sequence ATGACTTCTTTGCGTTTAGCTTTAGCTCAAATTGACACTTGCGTTGGAAACATAAGCAAAAATACGGATGAAATATTGCGATTTTGCAAAGATGCAAGTAGTGGTAACGCCGATATTGTTGTGTTTCCAGAAATGACACTAACAGGGTATCCAATCGAAGACCTTGCTTTGCGTGCGACATTTAGAAAAGCAGCTAACGAAGCTGCCTATAGTCTTGCTAAAAGCTTGAAAGATAGCAGATTAGGTGACTTATACGTTGTAGTTGGAACAGTCGGTGTAGACGATGAGTTAGGTAAGCCAAGAAATCGCTTGCTTGTTATTCATGAAGGAAAAGTGGAGCTTGTTTATGACAAGCATTTCTTGCCAAATTATGGCGTTTTTGACGAATTTAGAATTTTCTCGTCTGGAAATGATTGCGGAATTCTAAACGTTAAAGGCACAAAATTAGGATTTGCTATTTGCGAAGATATTTGGCAAGATGGCGGTCCGGTTGCGCGTCTTTCTAAAGAGGGGATTGATGTTTTAGTAACAATCAACGGTTCTCCGTACGAAGAAGGCAAAACGGATATTCGCTTAAAGCTTGCTCAAAAGCGTGCAAAAGAGGTTAATGCTCCGCTTGTTTACGTAAATCAAGTTGGTGCTCAAGACGATCTTGTTTTTGATGGCGGAAGCTTTGTAGTAAACGCAGATGGGTCTTTGATTGAGCGTTCTAAAATGTTTGATCAAGACTTAAGTTTTGTTGATTTTGATACAGATTTAGATGCACAAAAGTGCTCAACAATTGCTCAAAAATTAGACCCAGACGAAGAAGTTTATTGTGCATGTGTATTGGGACTTAGAGATTATATGCGTAAAAACGGCTTTAAGGGTGTTTGCTTAGGACTTTCTGGCGGAATCGACTCTGCGCTAGTTGCAACTATGGCGGCAGATGCTTGCGGTGGGCAAAACGTTTGGGGAATTTCAATGCCAAGCATGTATTCTTCGCTTGGTTCTAAAGACGATGCTTGCGATTTAGCGCAGCGACTTGGAGCGCATTACGATGTTCAGCCTATTGAGCCACTTTTTAAATCGTTCCAAAATCAGCTTGATTTGCAAGGCATTGCTGCAGAAAATTTGCAAGCACGAGTTAGAGGTGTGATTGTTATGGCGTACTCTAATTCAAAAGGTTTGCTGGCTTTAGCTACTGGCAATAAGTCGGAGCTTGCATGTGGTTATTCTACGATTTATGGAGATGCGGTAGGAGGGTATGCTCCTATTAAAGATTTGTTTAAGACTCGTGTTTGGGCGCTTTCTAAATGGCGAAATCGCGCTGCTAAAAATGGCGTAGGTCTTGGAATGTTGCCTATTGCAGGAAGTGAAGATTTTCCTAAAGAAAATGCTCCAAAAGATGGCATTCTTATACCTGTAAACTCGATTATTAAGCCTCCAAGCGCAGAGCTAAGACCAGGGCAAAAGGATTCTGATTCTTTGCCAGAATACGATTTGCTAGATAAAGTGTTGGAAGCTCATATTGAACTTGCTCACGGTCGCGCAGATTTGCTTGCAGACGGTTTTGATGAGCGCACAGTTGATACAGTTATTAGGCTTGTAGACCGCGCAGAATGGAAGCGTAGGCAGTATCCGTTAGGTCCAAAAGTTAGTGCGATTGCGTTTGGAAGAGATAGGCGAATTCCAGTAACAACCGCGTTTAGAGAGTAG
- a CDS encoding methionine ABC transporter ATP-binding protein: MIQIEHLYKTYSSGKQSHEALNDINLTIESGEVFGILGSSGAGKSSLVRCMNLLERPTSGRVIIDGKDITDAKNRDLSKIRSNIGMIFQNFSLFQQRTVLQNVTFPLEINNTPKEKREERAKYLLDLVGLKDLANRYPVQLSGGQQQRVAIARALANNPSIMLCDEATSALDSTTTAQILDLLRRINRDLNVTLVIITHSLAVARNICDRVAMIDGGKIVEIGDTSTLFKNPQSNILKTLIADEHVENHRGTKSNNSNSENGITTNSATNNGVK; the protein is encoded by the coding sequence ATGATTCAAATTGAGCATCTTTATAAAACTTACTCAAGTGGTAAGCAATCGCATGAAGCACTTAACGATATTAATTTAACTATTGAATCAGGAGAAGTGTTTGGTATTTTGGGATCTTCTGGAGCTGGAAAATCATCATTAGTCAGATGCATGAACTTGTTAGAACGTCCAACATCTGGAAGAGTGATAATAGACGGAAAAGATATTACGGACGCAAAAAATAGAGATTTGTCTAAAATAAGATCGAATATTGGAATGATTTTCCAAAACTTTAGTCTTTTCCAACAAAGAACTGTATTACAAAATGTGACTTTTCCTTTGGAAATAAACAACACTCCTAAAGAAAAAAGAGAAGAACGAGCAAAGTATTTACTTGATTTAGTTGGATTAAAAGATTTAGCAAACCGCTACCCCGTTCAGCTTTCTGGCGGACAACAGCAAAGAGTTGCAATAGCGAGAGCACTTGCTAATAATCCATCTATAATGCTTTGTGACGAAGCAACAAGCGCCTTGGATTCAACAACAACAGCACAAATACTTGACTTGCTTAGAAGAATCAACCGAGATCTTAACGTAACACTGGTTATTATTACTCACTCGTTAGCAGTAGCAAGAAATATTTGCGATAGGGTGGCTATGATTGACGGCGGAAAAATCGTAGAAATCGGTGACACTTCAACACTTTTCAAAAATCCTCAAAGCAATATTTTAAAAACGCTTATTGCAGACGAACATGTTGAAAACCATAGGGGAACTAAATCCAATAATAGTAATTCCGAAAATGGAATAACCACTAATAGCGCAACAAATAATGGGGTGAAATAA
- the thiC gene encoding phosphomethylpyrimidine synthase ThiC produces the protein MTSNYPYASMRDQFNLNTCFIADPKLCKNRALTDVVDDSLRAGSTFIRLNCADESAKEITSIARDIAQIIEDNDKCDSVTFVIDGRVDVVWQARNQGIKVDGVHLAQSDMEPKEARALLGEDAIIGLSVETESLVKVINELPDGCIDYICVTAMHNPEDGCENTTPTYELEPNHTILDEAKINTICSASDFPVLVGGRTSLEDVEMIARSKAAGLFVSEALYASETPESTMSEFVERFTHIRGNQKHGYAKRVIVQEKADEKASDTPKFINAKEAKDAAKLAKQQRVDIASRGCTQRDKAHIRKTTPVHFEYEYGSYDLEVPYTEIKLSDTPGVGPNPPFKDYNTEGPKCDPKEGLAPLRLDWIRDRNDVVEYEGRSRNLQDDGKRAIKRGKASKEWRGRTHKPMKAADHPITQMWYARHNIVTPEMQYVATRENCDVELVRSEVAAGRAVIPCNINHPEAEPMIIGSRFLTKLNANMGNSAVTSSIDEEVEKLTWATKWGADTVMDLSTGNDIHTTREWILRNSPVPIGTVPMYQALEKVEDDASKLSWELFRDTVIEQCEQGVDYMTIHAGVLLRYVPLTANRVTGIVSRGGSIMAEWCLQHHQESFLYTHFEELCEIFAKYDVAFSLGDGLRPGSLADANDAAQLSELMTLGELTKIAWQHDVQVMIEGPGHVPFDTVRMNIEMEKAICQNAPFYTLGPLTTDTAPGYDHITSAIGGVEIARYGTAMLCYVTPKEHLGLPNKDDVKQGVIAYKIACHAADLAKHHPHAMDRDNAISKARFEFRWLDQFNLSYDPDTAIAFHDETLPAEPAKMAHFCSMCGPKFCSMAISQNIRKRFGGAAQQEQLVEEARSQAIAEGMKEMSKKFQEAGSTLYQSAKA, from the coding sequence ATGACCTCAAACTATCCATACGCATCAATGCGTGACCAGTTCAACCTAAACACATGCTTTATTGCAGATCCTAAACTATGCAAGAATCGCGCACTCACGGATGTAGTTGACGACTCTTTACGTGCAGGATCAACATTTATAAGGCTTAATTGTGCGGATGAAAGCGCAAAAGAAATCACATCAATCGCACGAGATATTGCACAAATCATAGAAGATAACGATAAATGTGATTCAGTAACTTTCGTAATAGACGGAAGAGTTGACGTTGTCTGGCAGGCAAGAAATCAAGGAATTAAAGTCGATGGAGTTCATCTTGCACAAAGCGACATGGAACCAAAAGAAGCACGAGCACTTTTAGGAGAAGACGCAATAATCGGCTTATCTGTTGAAACAGAAAGTCTTGTTAAGGTTATTAATGAACTTCCTGATGGCTGCATTGATTATATTTGTGTAACAGCAATGCATAATCCAGAAGATGGTTGCGAAAACACTACTCCAACTTACGAATTAGAACCAAATCACACTATTTTAGATGAAGCAAAGATTAATACTATTTGCTCAGCAAGCGATTTTCCAGTACTTGTTGGAGGAAGAACATCTCTAGAAGACGTTGAAATGATTGCTCGCAGTAAGGCTGCAGGATTGTTTGTATCTGAAGCATTGTACGCAAGCGAAACACCAGAATCCACAATGAGTGAATTCGTGGAACGCTTTACACACATTCGCGGCAATCAAAAGCACGGTTATGCAAAACGCGTTATAGTGCAGGAAAAAGCTGACGAGAAAGCTAGCGATACTCCAAAATTCATTAATGCTAAAGAAGCAAAAGACGCTGCAAAATTAGCAAAGCAGCAGCGCGTTGATATCGCTTCTCGCGGATGTACTCAAAGAGACAAAGCTCATATTCGTAAAACTACTCCAGTTCACTTTGAATATGAATATGGTTCTTACGATTTGGAAGTGCCATATACAGAAATTAAGCTTTCTGACACTCCAGGCGTTGGTCCTAACCCACCATTTAAGGATTACAACACAGAAGGTCCTAAGTGCGATCCTAAAGAGGGCTTGGCTCCTCTTCGTCTTGATTGGATTAGAGATCGCAATGATGTTGTTGAATATGAAGGTCGTAGTCGAAATCTTCAAGATGACGGTAAGCGAGCTATTAAGCGAGGAAAAGCTTCTAAAGAATGGCGTGGTCGCACTCATAAGCCGATGAAGGCTGCAGATCATCCTATTACACAGATGTGGTATGCAAGGCATAATATTGTAACTCCAGAAATGCAATATGTTGCAACTCGTGAAAACTGCGATGTGGAACTTGTTCGTTCTGAAGTTGCAGCTGGTCGCGCTGTTATTCCTTGCAATATCAACCATCCTGAAGCAGAACCTATGATTATTGGTTCTCGCTTCTTAACTAAGCTCAACGCAAACATGGGTAATTCTGCTGTCACATCTTCTATTGACGAAGAAGTAGAAAAGCTTACATGGGCTACTAAATGGGGCGCGGATACCGTTATGGATCTTTCCACAGGTAACGATATTCACACAACTCGAGAATGGATTTTGCGTAACTCCCCTGTTCCGATTGGCACTGTGCCAATGTATCAGGCTTTGGAAAAGGTTGAGGATGACGCTTCTAAGCTCAGCTGGGAATTGTTCCGCGACACTGTTATTGAACAGTGCGAGCAAGGCGTTGACTACATGACTATTCACGCAGGCGTACTTCTTCGCTACGTGCCTCTTACTGCAAACCGCGTAACCGGTATTGTTTCTAGAGGCGGTTCCATTATGGCTGAATGGTGCTTGCAACACCATCAAGAAAGCTTCCTTTACACTCACTTCGAAGAATTATGCGAGATTTTCGCCAAGTACGATGTTGCGTTCTCTTTGGGTGACGGCTTGCGTCCAGGAAGCTTAGCTGATGCTAACGATGCTGCTCAGCTTTCCGAGCTTATGACTCTTGGAGAGCTTACTAAGATTGCTTGGCAACACGATGTTCAGGTTATGATTGAAGGCCCAGGACACGTACCATTCGACACTGTCCGTATGAATATTGAAATGGAGAAAGCGATTTGCCAGAATGCTCCATTCTATACTCTTGGTCCTTTAACAACCGATACTGCACCAGGATATGATCACATTACTTCCGCTATCGGCGGCGTTGAAATCGCTCGTTATGGCACAGCAATGCTTTGCTACGTCACTCCTAAAGAGCATTTAGGACTTCCTAATAAGGACGACGTTAAACAAGGTGTTATTGCTTATAAAATTGCTTGTCACGCTGCGGATCTTGCTAAGCATCATCCGCATGCCATGGATCGAGATAACGCTATAAGCAAGGCTCGTTTCGAGTTTCGCTGGCTGGATCAGTTTAATTTAAGCTACGATCCAGATACCGCTATTGCTTTCCATGACGAAACGCTTCCAGCAGAGCCAGCAAAAATGGCTCACTTCTGTTCCATGTGTGGACCAAAATTCTGCTCAATGGCTATTTCTCAGAATATTCGCAAGCGTTTCGGTGGCGCAGCTCAACAAGAACAACTTGTTGAAGAAGCCCGCAGTCAGGCTATTGCCGAGGGTATGAAAGAGATGAGTAAAAAGTTCCAGGAAGCTGGTTCAACGTTATATCAAAGCGCCAAAGCGTAG
- a CDS encoding MetQ/NlpA family ABC transporter substrate-binding protein — MKITKKNTKIIAAFTALTAILGLSLSACGSSANGATKDDKVIKVAASPTPHSDILNKVVKPILQKQGYKLVVKEFTDYVQPNTAVEEGEADANYHQHLPYLDNFNKERGTHIISIAGIHFEPFGLYPGKTKTIKDLKDGATVAVPSDPTNEARALLLLQDAGLLKLKNPKDVNATKKDIVSNPKNLKFKEIDAALVPTVVKDVDLAALNGNYAIQAGFNPTKDPLTSEKVGGVAAKTYENIIAVKKGSEKLAKIKALVKALKTDTVRDFIKKNYNGAVLPVF; from the coding sequence ATGAAAATCACAAAGAAGAACACAAAGATTATTGCAGCTTTTACAGCACTAACTGCGATTTTGGGGCTTTCACTAAGCGCATGCGGATCTTCTGCAAATGGAGCAACTAAAGACGATAAGGTGATTAAGGTTGCAGCTTCCCCAACTCCTCACAGCGATATTTTGAACAAAGTAGTTAAGCCGATTTTGCAAAAACAAGGCTATAAGTTGGTTGTTAAGGAATTTACTGACTACGTGCAACCAAATACTGCTGTAGAAGAAGGCGAAGCAGACGCAAACTACCATCAGCATTTGCCATACTTAGATAACTTTAATAAAGAAAGAGGAACGCATATTATTTCTATTGCTGGAATCCACTTTGAACCATTTGGACTTTACCCAGGAAAGACTAAAACAATTAAGGACTTAAAAGATGGCGCAACAGTTGCGGTTCCTAGCGACCCAACCAACGAAGCTCGCGCACTTCTTCTTTTGCAAGACGCAGGTCTTCTTAAGCTAAAGAATCCAAAGGATGTTAATGCAACAAAGAAAGATATTGTTTCCAACCCAAAGAATCTAAAGTTTAAGGAAATAGACGCCGCTTTGGTTCCAACAGTTGTTAAAGACGTTGATTTAGCTGCTCTAAACGGAAACTACGCTATTCAAGCTGGATTTAATCCAACTAAAGATCCTCTTACAAGCGAAAAAGTTGGAGGCGTTGCTGCTAAAACCTACGAAAACATTATTGCTGTTAAGAAGGGATCCGAAAAGCTTGCTAAAATCAAGGCTCTTGTAAAAGCGTTAAAAACAGATACGGTTCGTGATTTTATAAAGAAAAACTACAATGGCGCTGTTTTGCCAGTTTTCTAA